In Hyphomicrobiales bacterium, the sequence ATACATTTTTCTGGTTCGGTATCGCCGCACATAAAGACATCAAACGCCGCGTAGCCTGCTTCTGGCCATGTGTGAACGGAAATGTGGCTCTCCGCCAGTACCGCAACGCCGCTAACGCCGGACGGCTCAAACGGATGCAAATGGATATGCAGCAAAGTTGCTCCAGATGCTTCAATACATGCCCGCATCGTGCGCTCAATATGCGCCTGATCGTCCAATTGCTGTGCGTCGTAAAGGTCAATAATGAGATGCGCACCAGCAAAGGTAACACCATCTTTCGTCACGAAATGATCTAGATTGTTATTCAAAACTCTACTCGCGCTCTCAGGGGCTTCGACTAAGGCGCATCTAGTATTATTTAATTGAATACAAATCCAGTTGAAAACGTGGGATTTTGAAATATTTTTTCGTCGATGTTTTTACTGTTCCAGTTCCCACGTCATATTCACCTGCACTGAAATCGAGGCTTCGCCACCAGAGACTGGCGCGGGGGCTGCTTCTGCAACGGCGAGCGACCTTGCGGCGGCTTTAAAACGGCGGGGTTGTTGGGCGGCGCGTCCTTCTGAGATTGCCAGCACTTTGCCGAGTGATATGCCCGCGGCCTTTGTGTAAATTTCGGCTTTGCGTCTGGCATCTTTAACGGCCTTCACCCGCGCTTCGTCCATTAGCTCTTGGCGGTTTGAAACATCAAAGCGGATGTTGCCGAGTGAGTTGGAACCGAATTTGACGACTTCACTGATGACTTTGCCTGTGTTGTCTAACTCAACGATTTTTACCGTTACTGTGTTGTTGACTTCGTAGCCGACAATGCGCGGCGGGCGTCGTTCTTCGCCTTTGTTGGGGCGGTGATGCACATAGCGCGGCTGCACGGAGAAGTTCGAGGTTTGGATATGCTTGCGTTCAATGCCAGCGTCTTCCAGCACTTTGAAGATATTCGCCATGCTGTTTGAATTTTTGCTGAGCGCTTTTTCCGCCGTTTTGCCTTTGCTCACAACGCCCGTTGAAATGAACGCGACATCTGGCTCAGTGACGATGGTGCCCGTGCCAAGGATAGAAAACTTTGCGGGCATTTTATCGTGGGCGTTGGCGTCGGTTAAACCTAGGCCTGTTAACGCAATTGATGTGATGAGAGTGAGTGCTGGTAAAAATGAATTTTTGAAAAGTCGAAATGTCATAATGTTTTCCCTGTTCGTACCATTATGGGTGCCCGTTCTTCGTGGCGACAATTTGACCGTGTGGCACCACAAAAATCTAGCCTCTTTTGTGTAGCTGGCTTATTGTTCGGTGAATAATGTCTTGAATCGTGCGTTCTGCGTGATATAGCGACGTTAGCCAATTTTTTGGCTTGGTAGGGCGTGTAGCTCAGTTGGTTAGAGCCGACCGCTCATAACGGTCTGGTCGGGGGTTCAAGTCCCTCCGCGCCTACCACTTTCTCTCCATATAGTTCTGTTCATTTTTCCCGTTGCCATTAGGATGTGCTGCAATGATCGGCGTGGATGATGGAGTGTGCGGAAAATGAGTGAACGGAAGATGCAGCCTCGGCGGAGTTTTATTTTCGCACCGGGCCTAAAGCCTGCCATGTTTCCCAAAGCCTTGGCCAGTGGCGCGGATATTGTTTGCGTTGAGCTTGAAGATGGTGTCGCACCCAAAGACAAGGCGCTCGCCCGTGCCAATGTGATGGCGATGTTTGCAGAGCCGCAAGCAGACGACGGGGTGGAGCGGGTTGTTCGCATCAATTGTGTGAAGGATGAGTTTGGCAAGGCTGATCTTGAGGCGATCATAAAAACCGAAACCCCGCCACCCTCGTTGATGCTGCCCAAGGTGAAGTCACCCGATGAGGTGATGGCTGTCGATAAGGTGCTCACAGAGCGCGGCCATGCGTGTCGGTTGCAAATTATCATTGAAACCAATGAGGGGCTGGAAGCAGCCGTTGACATTGCCAATTCGAGCAAACGGATTGATGCGCTGTTGTTTGGTGGTGTGGATATGGCAGCTGATCTTCGCTGTGCGCAAACGTGGGATGCGTTGTTATATGCGCGCTCGCGCACGGTTCATGCCGCAGCGTCTGCTGGTATTGACGTGATTGATGTGCCGCATCTTGATCTTGATGATCGTGACGGGATGATTGAAGCGGCAAAGCGGGCGAAGGAACTAGGGTTTTCTGGCAAGGGATCAATCCACCCCAAGCAGATCGCGGACCTCAACGCCGTCTTCACGCCAAGCGCTGAAGAAATCGCGCGAGCAGAGCGGATCGTTCATGCATTCAATGAGGCTGATACAGCGCTTGTTGTGATTGATGGCAAGTTGATTGAAAAACCAGTTTTGCGAGAAATGTACCGTATTTTGGCAGTGGCTGCGCGCTTTTAGTAAACGAATCTGCCATGTTATACGAATGGACTAGGCGTTACGCAGCGTTATAGGCGCAGGTCTTCGAAACTTTGGCATCTTAAACGATCTTGGATGCATCAAGAGGTAAAATCCTTTGGCACAGACAGATCAAGAGTTTGATTATCTACTTGATGAACAAGCAGGCTTTTTGCTGCGGCAGGTTAATCAGAGACATCTGTCTATTTTCTCACGTTCCATCAAAGATCTAACGTCGACCCAGTTCGCAACTCTTGCGAAGATGCGTGAAATCGGTCCTGTTTCTCAAAATGATCTTGGGCGACAGATCGCGATGGATGCTGCGACCATGACAGGCATGGTGGATCGTTTAAGTAAGCGTGGGCTTGTGAGCACTAAGCCTGACCCCGCCGATCAACGCCGCGTTTTAGTGGAGCTTGAACCTCAAGCTTATAGACTGCTTGATGAATTGCTTGAGCGCGCCCACAAGATCACCGAGGACACGTTAGCTCCGTTGAAAAAGGCGGAGCGAAAACAGTTTATTGGGCTTTTGAATAAACTACTCGAACGCTAGGCGCTGATTTTATCGCAGCTCGTCGCAAAATCCTTGCATGAATTGTTTTTACGCTGTTCACTTTGTTGCAGGGGAGACGAACGATGACTGATAAACAGCAGCAAGGATTTTTGAAGAGCGCTTATGATCATACGAGCGTGGCTGAGACCTACGACATGTATGAAGCATGGGCAGATACCTATGATAGCGAGCTGGCTGAAAACGGTTACCAGCAACCAATACGTTGTGCGCTCGCATTAAAGGCGATCATGCCAGAAGCCTCCAAGGTGCTCGACATCGGCTGCGGCACGGGCCTTAGCGGTGATGCTTTAAAGCGGGCCGGGTTTTCGAATATTGATGGCTGCGATTTTTCTCCGGCCATGTTGGAAAAAGCCGAACTGACAAATACCTATCAGCGCCTCTTTCAAGCCGACCTTAACAAACCACCACTTGATGTTGCTGATCGCAGCTATGATGCGGTGACGGTTGTAGGCGTGTTTTCCATGCAGCATGTAAAGGTTGAGGCGATGGACGACCTTGTGCGCACGGTTCGGCCCGGTGGTGCGATGGTGATCGGCCTTAATGACAAATTTTATCGCCAAGGAGATTTATGCGCTAAGTTGGACGCGCTTGCTGTGCTTGGTCGCATCAGCCAGATCGCTCATCAACACGGCGAACATATTCCCGATATTGGTTTAACGGGTTGGGTGATTTCGCTCAAAGTTTTGGGCTAGTATTTTCCCCTTATCTCCGCGTTTATTTGTGAATGCCTACCATCAATTTTTCATCAAATGGGCAGGTGGTAATATTCACAGGGCCGTCTTCCGTAACGATCACTTGGTCTTCTAGCTTGATGCCGTTTTTGCCGCCAACTTCGCCAAGGTATACTTCGACACAAAAACACATGCCTACTTGGACTTCATAGTTGAAGCCGTCGGCGATGTAGTCCTCTGGATAGGCAATGCTTGGGAACTCGTCACAAAGACCAACCCCATGCATTTTGACGCCGTAGCGTTGCTCCACGAAACGATCTGGCAGCATGTGGCCTTTAAAGGTGAGGTCTTTGAATGATGTGCCCGGCTGCAAGAGTTCCACATTGGTCATGATGTGTTCATGGGCGATGGCGTGGAGGTCGCATTGTTCTTTGCTTGGCAGGTCATCGCCACAATACCATGTGCGGGAGATGTCGCAGCAAAAACCGTAGGGGCCAACAAGGTCGGTATCAAAGCCGAGGAGTTCGCCTGCTTCAATGCGGCGCGGTCCAGCTTCTTGCATCCACGGGTTGGTGCGAGGGCCTGAATTGAGGATGCGGGTTTCAATCCATTCTCCGCCGCGCGCGATGTTTTCAGCATGAAGCACAGACCAAAGCTCAACCTCTGCAATGCCAGGCTTCAACGCTTTACGCATTTCGGCAACCGCGATTTCGCAGGTGGCTGACGCGCATTTCATGGCTTTGATTTCTTCAGGTGTTTTGATGAGGCGTGCTTGTTCGCAAACCATGCCACCATTCATGATTTCAAGACCCTCAGCCTCAAGGGCATGAATGCCTTCAGCCTCCCATCGGTCAAGAGCGAGACGCTTATTGTCGCCGCAATGGGTGCGCATGAGGTCTGCGATACTTGCTGCAAATTCTTGCGCTATCCGTTCGCTGGCGTCCCCTGCCACGAAATAGAATATGCCGGCGCCGTGGCGGATTTCTTTGATCAAGGGGAGGTGGGCTGAGAGGTGATCACAGCCATGAAAATCCCACAGCACAATATGACCATCTGCTGTCACGAACGCGGCACGGGCGGGGTTATGCATAATCCATATATGCATGTTGGAGCTATCGGTTGCATAGCGGATGTTCAACGGATCAAAGAGCAGGGCCGCGCCATAGTCGTGTTTTTTGAGTTCCGCGCAAAGACGATCCAACCGCGCTTGGCGCATGGTCTCGAGATGAGGGGCTTCAAGGCCGAGGGCTTCCCATTCTTGAAAGGCGATGTCTGTCGGGCCAATTTCAACGCGGTTCTTATCGTCAGGCGTGCCGTCTGGCCTTAGCGGGGCAGTGGGCCTGCGCCGCGAAGGGTCGATCTTGCGATTTGAGATCGAATACGGATTGTCTTTCATCACAGCGCCCCTTGTTCTTGCGTTTAAAGGATGCGTTGAAACTGTGATTATTAATAGTTGAAAGCCGACATTTTATGTTGGGTGATGCGGCGTTTTATTCGTCTATTCTATAGCGCCTAGTGCCTTCAATTCATTCCACGCTCGCACGATATATTGGGTTTTAAATTGATGGCCACCTTCATGGAGGCAGAGCTCTAAAACTTTTTCATCTTTGTTGCGTGCGCGTTGGCATTTGAGGTCGAACGGTTCTGAACGCTCTTCACCTTCATAGCCACCTTCGGCTTTGTACATCGATAGCACGGTGAAGATATTGCCTTGGCTGGTGTTGCGGATGGGGCGGCCTTTTAGCGGGACGATTTTGTCTGATGTGCCGTGGTAGTGAAACACGTGTGCGGGCGGTGTGTCGCAGCTTTGAGGCGTGGGCGACCAAAATGTGCCAGCCATAGGCGCGAAGCCTGCGAAACTTTCGCTGCGCGCGCAAGCAAGCGTCCATGTCATCATGCCGCCTGCTGAAAACCCAGTCATCATCAGGTTGGATGTGTTGATCGGGAAACGTTCGCTTGCGTCTTTGATGACGGCATCGAAATATTCTGGTTCTTTTTGCTCTTCAACAGGTGTTTCGCTCGGTGAATTGGGGAGCAACCAATCATCACCGCCAGATTTTACAGCGATGAGGGCGAGGCCAAGGTCTGAGACGGCTTTGCCGAGCGACTTGTTACGCATGGCGCCAGCTGCTGTTCCCTTGTAGCCATGAGCATAGACAATCGCGCCAACGGGCGTTTTGCCATCGTGACCTTCTGGCATACGAATAAGGTAATGGCGGTTTTCTAAAATGTCGCAGTTCGTATCAGCGCCGCAGGCATTGGCGTGGTTTGGTTGGAAGCTCAGCCCAGCTGCTAATGTTGTGGCTGCGATGGCGAGACTTGCCATGCTGCTTGAAATTTTCTGACTGTGCGCCATTGCCCGCATCTCCCATTTGTTCGCCTAAACATGCAGCAATGGTTGAAAATTTCCACCTCAAAATGGTGTTACTTAATCCCGTACCACTCACAACGCTTGCACCGTCGTCTTTAACCCCCTAAATAGGCAGCAAATCTAAGCAAAGCGGGAACTTTTATGGCACGCGAATTTATCTACTTTATGCAAGGTCTATCGAAAGCCTATACGGGCGGCAAAAAGGTTTTGGATAATATCCACCTTTCATTCTACCCCGATGCAAAAATCGGCGTTCTTGGTCCCAATGGTTCTGGTAAATCTACCTTGCTAAAAATCATGGCGGGTCTTGAAAAAGATTTCACTGGTGAAGCATGGGTCGCTAAAGGCGCAACTGTTGGCTACCTGCCGCAGGAACCGCAGCTTGATGAGAGCAAAGACGTTAAAGGCAATGTCATGGAAGGCGTTGCCAAGCAGCAAGCCATTCTTGATCGCTATAACGAACTGATGATGAACTATTCTGATGAGACCGCCGATGAAGGTGCGGCTCTTCAAGATCAGATTGATGCTGAAAATCTTTGGGACTTGGACAGCAAAGTTGAAATGGCGATGGATGCGCTTCGTTGTCCGCCGTCTGATAGTTCTGTTGAACACCTCTCAGGTGGTGAGAAGCGTCGTGTTGCGCTTTGTAAGCTTTTGCTTGAAGAGCCTGATCTGCTCCTCCTCGATGAGCCTACCAACCACCTTGATGCGGAAACTGTTGCTTGGCTTGAAAAGCACCTGCGTGAATTTAAAGGCGCTGTGTTGATCATCACCCACGACCGTTACTTCCTTGACAATGTAACGGGTTGGATTTTGGAACTCGACCGTGGCACGGGCATTCCTTATGAGGGTAATTATTCGGCCTATCTTGAGGCTAAGGCGAAACGTCTTAAGCAAGAAGGCCGCGAAGACGAAGCGCGCCAAAAAGCATTGGACCGCGAGCGCGAGTGGATGGGGGCAAGCCCGAAAGCACGCCAAGCCAAATCCAAAGCGCGTATCAAAGCCTATGATGAATTGCTTAAACGCAACGAGGATCGTTCACCGGATAAAGCACAAATCGTTATTCCGGCTGGCCCACGTCTCGGCGATGTTGTGATTGATGCTGAAAACATCAAGAAGGGTTACGATGATCGTCTGTTGATCGGTGATCTTTCATTCAGACTACCACCAGGCGGTATCGTCGGTGTTATCGGCCCCAATGGTGCGGGTAAATCGACATTGTTTAAAATGATCACCGAGCAAGAAACACCTGATGATGGTTCGATCCGTTTGGGTGAAACTGTCAAGCTTGGTTATGTGGACCAAAGCCGTGATGATATGGATGCAAAGAAAACCGTTTGGGAAGAAATTTCTGAAGGCAATGACATCATCACACTTGGCAAACGTGAAGTGAACTCGCGCGCTTATTGTTCAAGCTTCAACTTTAAGGGCGGCGATCAGCAACAACCTGTTGGCACGCTTTCAGGTGGTCAGCGTAACCGTGTGCACCTTGCCAAGATGTTGAAATCTGGTTCGAACGTCATCCTGCTCGATGAGCCGACCAATGACCTTGATACAGAAACCTTGGCAGCGCTCGAAGATGCGCTCGAAGATTTCGCAGGTTGCGCCGTGGTCATCTCTCACGATCGTATGTTCCTCGATCGGTTGGCAACGCACATTTTGGCGTTTGAAGGCAACAGCCATGTGGAGTGGTTTGAAGGCAACTATGATGACTATGAGGAAGACAAAAGACGTCGCCTCGGTCCTGATGCCGTTGAGAACCCGCGTCGCATTAAGTACCAGCCGTTTACGCGCTAAGTTTGTAATTCTCAAAAAAAGCCCGCCTCAAAAAGCCGAGGCGGGGGTAAGATATAAGCGGTGAGGGGGGTAATGTCCGCTCATCTATGAGTATTGTCGCTTATTCGCGTAGAGCAATATCCTTTGCACGTTATCCCCGCTATCAACACTTAAGGTTGCATACCTTTAGGAAGGGCGACCTATTTAGTCGGTTTCGTGAGCTGTTATGCTCCACGCATAGCCTTTGTATAGGGGCGAAAATTTACCTGAGCGTGCGTTCCTATCAGCAAGACTTGCAGCAACGCCTGCTAGTTCTTTGCGCGGTTCAACGTGAAACAGCGCCAGCCACTTCATTAAGATCGCGCGAAACCAGCGAGGCAATTCTTCTTGCTGGCCAAAGTCTACGATGTGCAAGGTGCCGTCTTTTGCGAGTGCGTTGAAACCTTGGTTGATGGCCTCTTGCCAAGGTGGAATCATTGATAATGTGTAAGAGAAGAAAACACGGTCTGCTTTTTCAAAGCCAAACAAGTCTTGCACATTGAAGTTGGATGCATCGCCCTGCACGAGAGTGATGCGGTTGCTCAACCCTGCTTTTTCAACGTTGGCTCGCGCGGTGATCAGCATTTCCTCAGAAATATCCAAACCAAAAAATCGCGCGTTCGGATAAGCTTGTGCCGCCTTGATGAGATTGCGGCCCGTGCCACAGCCAACTTCTACAACATTGTGCCCATCGTTGGGTTTCAAATTATTGATGAGTTGATCACGACCAAGCAGATAATATTTGCGCGTGAGATCATAGATATGACGCTGCGACTTATAAATTCCGTCCATTAAGCCGGCGTGGTTATCTGAAGGAGCGCTCATGGCTGGGCTTAGTTCTTTATGTAAAGGTGGAAGCCACCATAGATGGCGGAACGATCTTGCGCGTTGAGTTCAAGCGAGGTCTCTGCTTCATAGCTCCATTGATCAAGCGTTCCGTCATTGACACGACCTGGCAAAAGGCTTGGCGCATCAGCGGTGCGGAAAATCACGCGAGCGCCTTTTTTCGCGGTGCGGGTCACTTGATCCCAAAGATCATTTAATTGTTGGTCTGTCATCCAGTCCTGTGCATCAAGGAAAACATATCCATCCATGCTGGCGTCTTCTTCACTGCGTAGTTTTTCAGTGACTGAGATATTGGTGACGGAGATACGGTCTGCGCGTTCTTTGATGAGATTAAAATGTTTGGCTTGCAGGTAAGGCGGCAGGGGACCGGAAGGGCCAGTTGATTGTGAGCTGCCATCGTCACCCATTGGCGCATACCCGCGCGTGAAGGCTTGCCATGCAAAATAGTTTTCTTGCAGTGGAAAACCACACGCCAGCTTTTCGGTGCGCTCTTTCAACACAACCGAAATATCACCGCCAGCAGCTAAGGCATCATATTGTGCGGGCGGAATGCCAAGGCCGAACAAAGATGATTTTTTGGACGTCATCCAGCGCACGAAGCGTTTATCAAAGATCGGTGCAACTGACTTTTCGAAGAATGTGCGTTGTTCTTCCATGGTCTTGGCTTTGGTCATTTCATTCAGATCAACACCATAGAGCTTTGTGCCCAAGTGGATCGCGCCGATGAAATAACCCAGCAGACCGTGGTGATAAAGGTCACGGGAAAAGAGGGTGATGCGTTTTCTGAAAAGACGGTCGCGGCCTTCCCAATAAGATCGGGTCGATGCGTCTATTTCGTCGCGCAAAAACCGCTCATAGGTACGAAGGTTTGCTTTTTCGTCTGCTTCTCCAAAGAAGCGATAAAAGGTCTGATAGTCAGGAAGCGCTTTTGCCGCTGTGATTTTAAGACGGTTTAAGGCCACATGTGCAGTGTTTAAATCGACGGCTAAAATCTCTTTTGGGTCTTGGGTTAGATAAGACAAGACATTGCAGCCACCAGAGGCAATCGTAATGACGCGGCTGTTGGGCCCTAGTTGCAGCGCCTTCATATCAACGTCAGGGTCTTCCCATATCTGGGGATAGACCAAACCTTTAAACATCCATGTGAATAGACGTTCTGAAAATCCAGCACGACTTCCTGCCTTATGCTGGTAAACTGCTTTTCTTAAATGCTCAGCACGGTCTGACGCGACGTTTGAAATCGTTTCATCAGCTTGTTTTAGGCGTTTACTCGACATGTATTCTTGTTCTTTGGTTATAAAATCGCTGTTGGTGAGTAAAAAAACCTACGAAATTCGCAGTTTTTTTGCGCGCCGCAGCTTGTTGAAGCTAGCTATTGCAGTTTGGCGGCAGCAAGACAGAGGCTTGAAAAGCGCAGAAATGCTGATGTTTGATGGACAGATAACCCGAGGGTTAACAGCAACCTTCTCCTTTATACGACATTTAACTGAATTTTGCCGCAAAACTGCACGGTTATTTTTGACTTATCTCAATACCCGATTGGTAGGTTGTTCTCATAACAAATAGAAAAGCAGGTGGCTATGCTGGAAACTCTAGGAAATAAAGAAGATATCTTATCGACTTTAAGAGGCGTTACTGATGCGGACGCATCTTCTGAGCAGCTCTTTGATTTGATGTTTGATTTTTTCGTGGCTTCGAAAGATGAGCCGCATGAAAATTTGTCAATGTGCGAAGACGTGCTGACCCAATTGATTGCCTATGTTGAAGTGGAGGCGAGGCGGCGTATTTCAGAGCGGCTTAGCCATTTAGATTATGCCCCGCGGCGTGTTGTGAAAACGTTGGCGATTGAGTCCATCGATGTCGCGAAACCAGTTTTAACCAGATCTCCTGTTTTAGAAGACGAAGATCTGCTGATGGTGACCCGTGTTTGTGGTTCCCAACACCTTGAGGCTATTGCCCAAAGGCCGGAAATTAGTGCATTTGTGACAAATGAACTAATGCGCCTTGGCGGTATCCAAGTTTGGGAACGTGTTGCGCGCAACAGTGGAGCGTCACTCGAGGATAAAACCGTTGGTTTTCTAGTCAATCGTTCCAAGGAAAACCCCCGCATCCAATTGAGTCTCATTGACCGCCAAGACCTGCCTGAAAGTACATTGGCGAAATTAGTATCCGAAGCTGGAGAAACCGTTCGTGCCCATCTTCATCATAGCGGGCGTGCGCATCTAGTGAAGCACCTTGAAAGTGCAGAAGCAGCTACAGCAAAACGTATCCGAGAGGGATCGAGCCTTCATGGTATGGATTTTGAGACTGCATTGAATAAAGTTCTGCAAGAGAGCCAACAAATTCGCTTGAACTGGGGCCATCTTATGGAGGCTGCAAGCAGAGACAATTTCCCGCGGACATGCGCAATCTTTGCTTACTTGTCCGACATGAAGATTGAAGAAGCTATTCATTGGTTGTCTAGATCTGAAATAGACCCTGCCATTGTTGCGTTTAAAGCTTTGAACTTGCATCGCGATTTGGTCGCCACATTACTCCGCACTGGACCGTGGCAGCGTATCTTATCTACTAAAAAGAGAATTGAAGCCCTAAAAACATTTGATCGCCTGAACCCCATCCTAGCCGAACGAAGCTTTGCTGCTAGAAATGACTCCTTCGCCCAAGAAGTTGGGTGCGCCTAAAGGACAAATTTATGTCCTTCCTGTCAACTAGAGGGCTTCGGCCCTCTTTTTTTTTCCTCAATCTTGAATTTTGACGAAAAACCGTATAAAGATATGTTTATATGATTTTGGAGGCTCGTTGAGTTGGACGGCGTTAACAACATATCTTTTGATAATTTGCTTGGTCGCTTGAAGGCAGCCAGTGAGGCGACTCGGTTACGGCTCTTGTTTTTGTTGGCTCGCAGCGAATTGACGGTGAGCGACTTAACGGCGATCCTTGGGCAAAGCCAGCCCCGCATATCCCGGCATTTGAAATTGCTAAGCGATGCAGGGGTGATTGAACGGTTTCCTGAAGGGGCATGGGTTTACTATCGTCTTGTCGATGCAGGCCCCGGTTCAAACCTTGCTCGTAGTCTTCTTGCAAGCCTTGATGCCAGCGATCCGCAATTGGTGCGTGATATGGAGCGGCTTGAACAAGTTCGTCGATCGCATGCAGATCAAGCGAACGAGTATTTCGACGCTAATGTAAAACAATGGGATGCTTTGCGTGCCCGACATGTGGCTGAAGATGCCGTTGAAACCGCAATGTTGAATGCTATTGGTGATCAGCGGTTTAATGCTCATTTAGATGTGGGTACAGGAACGGGTCGTATTCTTGAATTGTTTTCAAGCCATGTGGATCGGTCAGTTGGGATTGATGCAAACCCGAAAATGCTCTCGGTTGCTCGTAACAAGCTATCAGACAGCGGGATTTCCGCGCAGGTGCGTCAAGCAGATGTTTATAATCTGGCACCGCAGGGAAACCTTCTAAATACAGTTTATGATTTGATAACAATCCACCAAGTGCTTCATTTCCTTGATGATCCAGCGCTGGCTTTGTCGGAAATTTCGCGCGTGGCAGGTGCTGGATCAACACTTATGATCGCTGATTTTGCCTCTCATAACCTTGAATTTATGAGAGCAGACTATGCTCATAGACGATTGGGATTTTCAGACGAACAAATGTTCGGCTGGCTGGAAAACGTGGGCTTTTCAGATTTCGAAACCATCAAACTTGAGCCAGAAACCGTTTCTGGTGAAGAATTAATTGTCCAAATTTGGACAGCAAAAAAAACGTAGTTTTATAAGGATGTATTATGGCTCATTTGAGCATCAGTAGACAAAAACTTGGCGGCGATGATGCGAATATCAATGTATCATTCGAGTTCTTTCCTCCAAACAGTGACAAACAAAACGACGTGCTCTGGTCTTCCATTGAGCGCTTGGCGCCTTTGTCACCTTCCTTTGTTTCTGTGACTTATGGTGCTGGTGGTTCAACCCGTGAACGCACTCACAAAACCGTTTCCCGTATCGTTAAAGAGGCAGGTTTGCGGGCCGCAGCGCATATGACTTGTGTTGGTGCGACGTGCAAAGAAGTTGATGAAGTTATTGAAGCCTACGCAGAAGCTGGTGTGACTGACATCGTAGCTTTGCGTGGTGATCCTGCTGAAGGAATTGGTACGAAATACCGCCCGCATCCTGGTGGCTATAAGTATACCAATGATTTGGTTGCTGCGATTAAAAGGCGTGGTGATTTTGAAGTTGCTGTTTCTGCCTATCC encodes:
- the speD gene encoding adenosylmethionine decarboxylase encodes the protein MNNNLDHFVTKDGVTFAGAHLIIDLYDAQQLDDQAHIERTMRACIEASGATLLHIHLHPFEPSGVSGVAVLAESHISVHTWPEAGYAAFDVFMCGDTEPEKCIDILADAFKANKVEVTNLKRGDKVSETK
- a CDS encoding SIMPL domain-containing protein (The SIMPL domain is named for its presence in mouse protein SIMPL (signalling molecule that associates with mouse pelle-like kinase). Bacterial member BP26, from Brucella, was shown to assemble into a channel-like structure, while YggE from E. coli has been associated with resistance to oxidative stress.), with the translated sequence MTFRLFKNSFLPALTLITSIALTGLGLTDANAHDKMPAKFSILGTGTIVTEPDVAFISTGVVSKGKTAEKALSKNSNSMANIFKVLEDAGIERKHIQTSNFSVQPRYVHHRPNKGEERRPPRIVGYEVNNTVTVKIVELDNTGKVISEVVKFGSNSLGNIRFDVSNRQELMDEARVKAVKDARRKAEIYTKAAGISLGKVLAISEGRAAQQPRRFKAAARSLAVAEAAPAPVSGGEASISVQVNMTWELEQ
- a CDS encoding CoA ester lyase yields the protein MSERKMQPRRSFIFAPGLKPAMFPKALASGADIVCVELEDGVAPKDKALARANVMAMFAEPQADDGVERVVRINCVKDEFGKADLEAIIKTETPPPSLMLPKVKSPDEVMAVDKVLTERGHACRLQIIIETNEGLEAAVDIANSSKRIDALLFGGVDMAADLRCAQTWDALLYARSRTVHAAASAGIDVIDVPHLDLDDRDGMIEAAKRAKELGFSGKGSIHPKQIADLNAVFTPSAEEIARAERIVHAFNEADTALVVIDGKLIEKPVLREMYRILAVAARF
- a CDS encoding MarR family transcriptional regulator translates to MAQTDQEFDYLLDEQAGFLLRQVNQRHLSIFSRSIKDLTSTQFATLAKMREIGPVSQNDLGRQIAMDAATMTGMVDRLSKRGLVSTKPDPADQRRVLVELEPQAYRLLDELLERAHKITEDTLAPLKKAERKQFIGLLNKLLER
- a CDS encoding class I SAM-dependent methyltransferase yields the protein MTDKQQQGFLKSAYDHTSVAETYDMYEAWADTYDSELAENGYQQPIRCALALKAIMPEASKVLDIGCGTGLSGDALKRAGFSNIDGCDFSPAMLEKAELTNTYQRLFQADLNKPPLDVADRSYDAVTVVGVFSMQHVKVEAMDDLVRTVRPGGAMVIGLNDKFYRQGDLCAKLDALAVLGRISQIAHQHGEHIPDIGLTGWVISLKVLG
- a CDS encoding Xaa-Pro peptidase family protein, translating into MKDNPYSISNRKIDPSRRRPTAPLRPDGTPDDKNRVEIGPTDIAFQEWEALGLEAPHLETMRQARLDRLCAELKKHDYGAALLFDPLNIRYATDSSNMHIWIMHNPARAAFVTADGHIVLWDFHGCDHLSAHLPLIKEIRHGAGIFYFVAGDASERIAQEFAASIADLMRTHCGDNKRLALDRWEAEGIHALEAEGLEIMNGGMVCEQARLIKTPEEIKAMKCASATCEIAVAEMRKALKPGIAEVELWSVLHAENIARGGEWIETRILNSGPRTNPWMQEAGPRRIEAGELLGFDTDLVGPYGFCCDISRTWYCGDDLPSKEQCDLHAIAHEHIMTNVELLQPGTSFKDLTFKGHMLPDRFVEQRYGVKMHGVGLCDEFPSIAYPEDYIADGFNYEVQVGMCFCVEVYLGEVGGKNGIKLEDQVIVTEDGPVNITTCPFDEKLMVGIHK
- a CDS encoding polyhydroxybutyrate depolymerase, whose translation is MAHSQKISSSMASLAIAATTLAAGLSFQPNHANACGADTNCDILENRHYLIRMPEGHDGKTPVGAIVYAHGYKGTAAGAMRNKSLGKAVSDLGLALIAVKSGGDDWLLPNSPSETPVEEQKEPEYFDAVIKDASERFPINTSNLMMTGFSAGGMMTWTLACARSESFAGFAPMAGTFWSPTPQSCDTPPAHVFHYHGTSDKIVPLKGRPIRNTSQGNIFTVLSMYKAEGGYEGEERSEPFDLKCQRARNKDEKVLELCLHEGGHQFKTQYIVRAWNELKALGAIE
- the ettA gene encoding energy-dependent translational throttle protein EttA, which codes for MAREFIYFMQGLSKAYTGGKKVLDNIHLSFYPDAKIGVLGPNGSGKSTLLKIMAGLEKDFTGEAWVAKGATVGYLPQEPQLDESKDVKGNVMEGVAKQQAILDRYNELMMNYSDETADEGAALQDQIDAENLWDLDSKVEMAMDALRCPPSDSSVEHLSGGEKRRVALCKLLLEEPDLLLLDEPTNHLDAETVAWLEKHLREFKGAVLIITHDRYFLDNVTGWILELDRGTGIPYEGNYSAYLEAKAKRLKQEGREDEARQKALDREREWMGASPKARQAKSKARIKAYDELLKRNEDRSPDKAQIVIPAGPRLGDVVIDAENIKKGYDDRLLIGDLSFRLPPGGIVGVIGPNGAGKSTLFKMITEQETPDDGSIRLGETVKLGYVDQSRDDMDAKKTVWEEISEGNDIITLGKREVNSRAYCSSFNFKGGDQQQPVGTLSGGQRNRVHLAKMLKSGSNVILLDEPTNDLDTETLAALEDALEDFAGCAVVISHDRMFLDRLATHILAFEGNSHVEWFEGNYDDYEEDKRRRLGPDAVENPRRIKYQPFTR